In Chloroflexota bacterium, one DNA window encodes the following:
- the recF gene encoding DNA replication/repair protein RecF, producing the protein MNLTHLTLTNFRNYAHLELDLAPGVTLLQGENACGKTSLLEAIFYLATAHSPRAGAERELIRWGASDEPIPFAHVEADVEKSNGTRTQLEIVLVQPGESAARVDSARAANGRVTKRIKVNGVGKRALDLLGELNVVLFLPEDLDLVFGSPGDRRRYLDVTLSQIDPRYGRALSKYNQVLEQRNGLLREFRERSFNNPTQLAVWDQQLVAEGTYLIARRGDTIARYNDLIAEIHPRLTGAREELRLVYQPSVASNGEHATATGKELRVAGIARAFNEQLAALRPRELASAQTLVGPHRDDVRFIVQRANGAPPMDANTFASRGQGRTIALSLKLAEVALMRAETGETPVLLLDDVMSELDAARRAALADTMLDSTQALITTTDLSDLAPEWLERVHVLHVCDGQVISDL; encoded by the coding sequence ATGAATCTGACGCACCTTACGCTCACCAACTTTCGCAACTATGCCCATCTCGAACTCGACCTCGCGCCGGGTGTCACATTATTGCAAGGCGAGAACGCGTGCGGTAAAACCAGTTTGCTCGAAGCGATCTTTTATCTCGCGACCGCGCACTCGCCGCGCGCCGGCGCGGAACGCGAGTTGATTCGCTGGGGCGCGAGCGACGAACCGATCCCATTCGCGCACGTCGAAGCGGACGTGGAAAAGAGCAACGGCACGCGCACGCAGTTGGAAATCGTCCTCGTGCAACCCGGCGAATCGGCGGCAAGGGTGGACAGCGCGCGCGCCGCGAATGGACGCGTCACCAAACGCATCAAGGTCAACGGCGTCGGCAAACGCGCACTCGACTTGCTGGGAGAACTGAACGTCGTACTCTTTCTGCCCGAAGACCTTGACCTGGTTTTCGGATCGCCCGGCGACCGGCGACGCTATCTCGACGTGACGCTTTCGCAGATTGATCCGCGTTACGGGCGCGCGCTCTCGAAATATAATCAGGTGCTCGAACAGCGCAACGGATTGTTGCGCGAATTTCGCGAGCGGTCATTCAACAATCCGACCCAGCTCGCAGTCTGGGATCAGCAACTCGTCGCCGAGGGGACGTACCTCATCGCGCGGCGCGGCGACACTATCGCGCGCTACAATGATCTGATCGCCGAAATTCATCCGCGCCTCACCGGCGCGCGCGAAGAGTTGCGTCTGGTCTATCAGCCAAGCGTCGCGTCGAACGGCGAACACGCCACCGCGACTGGGAAAGAGTTGCGCGTCGCCGGCATCGCGCGCGCGTTCAACGAACAACTCGCCGCGCTGCGCCCGCGCGAACTCGCGTCCGCGCAAACGCTCGTCGGTCCGCATCGCGACGACGTGCGCTTTATTGTTCAGCGCGCGAACGGCGCGCCGCCGATGGACGCGAATACGTTTGCCTCGCGTGGGCAGGGACGCACGATTGCCTTGTCGCTCAAACTCGCCGAAGTTGCGTTGATGCGCGCCGAGACCGGCGAAACGCCCGTGCTCTTGCTCGACGACGTAATGTCCGAACTCGACGCAGCGCGCCGCGCCGCGCTCGCCGACACGATGCTTGATTCGACGCAAGCCCTCATCACCACGACCGACCTCAGCGACCTCGCGCCAGAATGGCTCGAACGCGTCCATGTCCTCCATGTGTGCGACGGGCAAGTAATTTCCGACCTCTAA
- the rsmG gene encoding 16S rRNA (guanine(527)-N(7))-methyltransferase RsmG: MKNLTDAARAFQVALTTQQLDAFEIYLRELTEWNTRVNLTAIIERDQVVLKHFLDSLSVVPALPTDARTLLDVGSGAGFPGVPLKIVRPELRVTLLESVGKKVAFLQHLIARLDLRDTAAIHARAEDLAREAAHRDKYDVVVARAVADLAVLAEYALPFVRVGGVFIAQKGVAIDDEVQRATRALRILGGQVSAITPVQLPGLEPRHLVVIAKIAPTSETFPRRAGIPERKPL; the protein is encoded by the coding sequence ATGAAAAATCTAACCGATGCCGCGCGCGCGTTTCAAGTCGCGCTGACTACCCAGCAACTCGACGCGTTTGAAATTTATCTGCGCGAGTTGACCGAGTGGAACACGCGCGTCAATCTCACTGCGATCATCGAACGCGATCAAGTTGTACTCAAACATTTCTTGGATTCATTGTCGGTTGTTCCCGCATTGCCGACCGACGCGCGCACACTTCTCGATGTGGGAAGCGGCGCGGGATTTCCCGGCGTGCCATTGAAAATCGTGCGTCCTGAGTTGCGCGTAACCTTGCTTGAATCGGTCGGTAAAAAGGTTGCGTTTCTCCAGCACCTCATCGCGCGACTCGATCTGCGCGACACGGCGGCGATTCACGCGCGCGCCGAAGACCTCGCGCGCGAGGCGGCGCACCGCGACAAATATGATGTCGTCGTCGCGCGCGCCGTTGCAGACCTGGCTGTGCTTGCCGAGTACGCACTACCGTTCGTGCGCGTCGGCGGCGTGTTCATCGCGCAAAAGGGTGTCGCGATTGATGACGAGGTACAACGCGCCACGCGCGCGCTGCGAATCCTGGGTGGTCAAGTGAGCGCGATCACGCCCGTGCAGTTGCCTGGGTTGGAGCCGCGACATCTCGTCGTCATCGCCAAAATCGCGCCGACGTCGGAAACGTTCCCGCGCCGCGCCGGCATTCCGGAACGCAAGCCGTTGTGA
- a CDS encoding DNRLRE domain-containing protein, which yields MNPPSHDSYARNLLELYRTHRDEIDSLSDPTVFFILGLVNHVGKVTLDDLARDVNLAPNELRVKLVSLLRGKLIQDAKGTLTVTALGAQLLKELGFPIQPVPASTQPRSQPRPQTLPRGAPQPVPARRINWGMWIGVAATIVLFFAIGGGAVLIALSRTPIAMITATPILISTPTSTSTSLPTDTPITPVTVAPFVPSPTPTPSSAPSPTLTRTPSLTVTPSRTPTRTRTPTITLTAVPTTITLPAVEDAFVTSTCGASSPNNTTQLNVASNSGDPDCPGAKQRALLRFGLKLPANYAILQAKLNVHVMTATSGTTRIGVHRLTGAWSQTAVTWNNQPGRTAMYDNVSVGGEGWYTWDVTKMVEEWHTDAQPDNGLVLMNTSENLSTINYRAFNSNEHLNRALRPYLQITYRPR from the coding sequence ATGAACCCGCCCTCCCACGATTCGTACGCGCGCAATCTACTCGAACTGTACCGCACGCATCGCGACGAGATTGACTCACTGTCCGATCCAACCGTGTTCTTCATCCTGGGATTGGTCAATCACGTCGGCAAGGTCACGCTCGACGATCTCGCGCGCGATGTCAACCTCGCGCCGAACGAACTGCGCGTCAAGCTCGTATCGCTCTTGCGCGGCAAACTGATCCAGGACGCCAAAGGCACGTTGACCGTAACTGCCCTGGGCGCGCAATTACTCAAGGAACTCGGCTTTCCGATACAGCCCGTCCCAGCATCCACTCAACCGCGTTCTCAACCGCGACCACAAACTCTGCCGCGCGGTGCTCCACAGCCAGTGCCCGCGCGCCGAATCAATTGGGGCATGTGGATTGGTGTCGCGGCAACAATCGTTTTGTTTTTCGCGATTGGCGGAGGCGCGGTCCTCATCGCGCTGAGTCGAACGCCAATAGCCATGATCACGGCAACACCCATTTTGATATCTACGCCCACGAGCACCAGCACGTCATTGCCAACGGATACGCCAATCACACCAGTCACGGTCGCGCCATTTGTGCCATCGCCAACGCCGACCCCATCGAGCGCGCCATCGCCAACGCTCACCCGAACTCCGTCGCTGACCGTGACACCATCGCGCACACCAACGCGCACGCGCACACCGACGATCACACTGACCGCCGTACCGACGACGATCACGCTGCCGGCAGTCGAAGATGCATTCGTCACTTCGACCTGCGGCGCGAGCAGTCCGAACAACACGACCCAGCTCAACGTGGCGTCCAACTCCGGCGATCCGGATTGTCCTGGCGCTAAACAACGCGCACTGCTGCGATTCGGACTCAAACTGCCGGCGAATTACGCGATTCTGCAAGCCAAATTGAATGTCCATGTGATGACCGCTACATCCGGCACGACCCGCATCGGCGTGCATCGCTTGACGGGCGCGTGGTCCCAAACGGCTGTCACCTGGAACAACCAACCCGGGCGCACCGCGATGTACGACAATGTGAGCGTGGGCGGCGAAGGGTGGTACACCTGGGATGTGACCAAAATGGTGGAGGAGTGGCACACAGACGCGCAACCGGACAATGGATTGGTTTTGATGAACACGAGTGAAAATCTGAGCACGATCAACTATCGCGCCTTTAACAGCAACGAGCATCTCAATCGCGCGTTGCGTCCGTACTTGCAGATCACGTATCGTCCCAGGTAA